The following DNA comes from Cellulophaga sp. HaHa_2_95.
TTTTTTGAGGAGTTAGTTACCTATTCAAAGCAAAAATACATTTCACTATAACCCCATATGATACCTGCGACAATGAAGAAATTTTTTCTCCCTATTTTAGTCTTGTTTCTTTTTATACAATGTAAAAATCAGCCAGCAAGACCCACCGGACTTGTGGTAGAAAAAGCAATGGTAGTTTCTGCGCGTGAAGAGGCCTCTAAAGTTGGTGCTGATATTATGGCAAATGGCGGTAATGCTTTTGATGCGATGGTAGGTACACAATTGGCACTAGCGGTAGCATACCCTCGTGCAGGGAATATCGGTGGAGGTGGTTTTATGGTCTACAGAGAAGTAGACGGTACCATTGGGAGTTTAGATTTTAGAGAAAAAGCGCCAAAATCTGCCCATAGAGATATGTATTTAGATTCCTTAGGGAGTGTTATTATTAACATGAGTACGCTAGGTGCAACTTCTGTAGGGGTTCCTGGATCTGTAGCGGGAATTTTAGAAGTACATAAAAAATTTGGCAAGCTTCCATTAGCGGCTATTTTTGAACCTGTAATTACTATGGCGGAAAATGGCGTTATAGTTACAGCTAAGCAAGCTGATATGTTGGCGCAATATCGTGAAGTATTTATGGAAGTGAATGGCGATAGTACAAAATTTGGAGCTGTTTATAAGGAAGGTGATATTATTACGTACCCTAAACTAGCCGCTACCTTACGTACAATTGTTGAAAAAGGGAAAGACGGATTTTATAAAGGAGAAATAGCACAAAAACTGGCTAATTTTATTCAAAAAAACGGAGGCTTCGTCACTGAAGAAGATTTGGCAAGTTATGATGTAGTTTGGCGTAAGCCCATAGCATTCAACTATAAAGGATTAAAAATTATATCTATGAGTCCACCTAGCAGTGGCGGTGTTACCATGAATCAAATTTTTGATATGATAGCGCCTTATGATATCGCAACATTCGGACATAATTCTGAAAAAACTATTCAAGTATTCACTGAAGCTTCTCGGCGAGCTTATGCAGATAGAAATTATTATTTAGGAGATCCTGATTTTGTAGACATTCCGCTAGATGTATTATTAAAGGATAGTTATCTAGAAGATCGTATGTCTGATTTTTCTTTTGATAAAGCGACCAAATCATCTGATGTTGCTCATGGAAAAGTGGAGATAGTGGAAAGTATGGAGACCACCCACTACTCTATTGTAGATGAAGCAGGGAATGCTGTTTCCGTAACAACTACGTTAAATGGTAATTTTGGATCTAAATTATATTGTGATGAATTGGGTTTCTTTTTAAACAATGAAATGGATGATTTTAGTTCCAAGGCAGGAGTTCCTAATATGTTTGGTCTTATTGGTGCAGAAGCAAACAATATTCAGCCTGAAAAACGAATGCTAAGCAGTATGACGCCAACAATTGTAGAAAAAGAAGGTAAACTTTGGATGGTGGTAGGTACTCCTGGAGGTTCTACTATTATAACTGCCGTAGCACAAACCATATTGAATGCCTACGAATTTGATATGAGCATGCAAAATGCTGTAGATGCGCCAAGATTTCATCATCAATGGTTGCCAGATATCGTAACTTTTGAACCGGAAGGATTTTCGACAGAATTAAAAACATCACTAAAAACAAAAGGCTATTTTATTAATGAAGAACGCACACCAATTATAGGTAAAGTAGATGCTATTAGAGTACTTGCGGATGGTAGCCTAGAAGGTGGAGCGGATAAAAGAGGTGATGATACCGCTGTAGGATTTTAGACTAATTATATGAAGAGATTATTGAAAGGAGTTCTAAAAGCTGTTCTAGTGCTTTTAGGACTGTTGATTGCAATTTTTGTTGTGGTATATTTTGTATATAATGAAAAGGTTCCGGAAGGCAAAAATACCCAAGAGGCAGATGCTTTAGCTTATAAGATGCTCAATGCAATAAATAAAGCAGCGTATCAAGATACAAGATACTTAGAGTGGTCTTTTGCAGGAGGTAATCATAGGTATACATGGGACAAAGAAGTAGGTCATGTAACCGTTATTTGGGCGCAATACAAGGTTTTATTGAACTTAAATACGCCTGCTTTGAGTGAAGTTTTTGAAAATGGAGCAAAAGTTATTGGTACGGAAAAAACAAAGTTGGTAACCACGGCCACAGATTATTTTAACAATGATTCTTTTTGGTTGGTTGCACCTTTTAAAATTTTTGATGAAGGCACAAGCAGAAGCTTAGTAACTTTAGATGATGGGACACAAGGCTTAATGATTACCTATAATTCTGGAGGTACCACTCCTGGAGATTCTTATGTCTGGAAATTAAAAGAAAACGGAATGCCTACAAGCTACAAAATGTGGGTGAAAATTATTCCTATTGGCGGTTTAGAAGCCACTTGGGATAATTGGAAAACTATGGAAAATGGTGTTCTTTTGCCTACTTCTCATAAAATTGGTCCTGTATCATTAAGTATGGGAGAAGTTAGGGCGTACAATTAAAACTTATGTCAAAAAAAGGAAAAGAAAAAAATACAAAGAATAAAGCGAAACATACCAAGCTTATGAATCGTAAAATTAATAAGCTCCGGGACGAGAAAGAAGCACGTAAGCAACGACTTAAAGAAATTCAGCAATCAGCGAAGAAACCTATAGAGTAATTAATTACCACAAAAGAAGAGGTCTTTGTGAATATGATTTCTATTCCACTATTTGTACTTAGTTTTACTTTTTAATTTAGCGCTATATTATGTTTAAGACAAATACATATTTCGAAGAAAAGGTTGTTTCCATTGCTTTTAAAAATTCAGAAGGCAGAGCTACAGTTGGAGTAATGGCTCCTGGAGCTTATACGTTCGGAACGACAACAGTAGAATATATGACGGTAATTTCGGGCAGTATGGAAGTAAAATTAAAAAACGCAACAGTTTGGAGCACCTATACTCCTTACCAAACGTTTAAAGTGGATGCCAATAGTTCTTTTGATGTGAAAGTGACAGAAGATACTTCGTATAAGTGTGTTTATGAATAGGGGATTCTAGTTCTGAACCCGTAACTGGCTTTTTAGTTCTTCCATAGATTCTTGTAATTGTCTTAATAGGCCTGTTTCTGTGGTTGCATCTACACCAAAAGTAATCTTACTATTAACCTGCCAAATTTCTTGAATTTGAAAAGGTTTGATTTCATAAGGCGGATAGTTTTCGTTTAAAGAAACTAAAGTAACATTATTCGAGTTTGGTTTTTTAATTACTTTTTTCACCAAAACGGCATCTTGAAGTACTACTACATAAATTTTGTTAGGCGTAACATCATCAATATGTTCAATAGCTTTTGCGAGTACCCACTCCCCTGGTCTTAAATTTGGCAACATACTGTCTCCTTCTACTTGAAAACCTCTGTAGGTAGCATTTCTAAATTCAGGTATAGGCAAATCAAATGCTGGTAATTGTTGATACCAACTTGTATCAGCAATATTTTGTGGATAACCGGCTGCTGCTTTAGCATTCACTAAAACCATATTTTCGCGATCTGCAGAATCTACAGTAACTACTTTAGGAATTACACTGGTATGAGAAGTTTCTATATATTTAGAATCACTTTCTCCAAACAACCACAACGGATTAATTTTAAATTGCTTTAAAAGCTCTGTAACGACTTTACCAGAAAGCTTGGTTCTTCCGCGTTCTATATCTGCCGTAGTGTTAGAAACACC
Coding sequences within:
- the ggt gene encoding gamma-glutamyltransferase, whose translation is MKKFFLPILVLFLFIQCKNQPARPTGLVVEKAMVVSAREEASKVGADIMANGGNAFDAMVGTQLALAVAYPRAGNIGGGGFMVYREVDGTIGSLDFREKAPKSAHRDMYLDSLGSVIINMSTLGATSVGVPGSVAGILEVHKKFGKLPLAAIFEPVITMAENGVIVTAKQADMLAQYREVFMEVNGDSTKFGAVYKEGDIITYPKLAATLRTIVEKGKDGFYKGEIAQKLANFIQKNGGFVTEEDLASYDVVWRKPIAFNYKGLKIISMSPPSSGGVTMNQIFDMIAPYDIATFGHNSEKTIQVFTEASRRAYADRNYYLGDPDFVDIPLDVLLKDSYLEDRMSDFSFDKATKSSDVAHGKVEIVESMETTHYSIVDEAGNAVSVTTTLNGNFGSKLYCDELGFFLNNEMDDFSSKAGVPNMFGLIGAEANNIQPEKRMLSSMTPTIVEKEGKLWMVVGTPGGSTIITAVAQTILNAYEFDMSMQNAVDAPRFHHQWLPDIVTFEPEGFSTELKTSLKTKGYFINEERTPIIGKVDAIRVLADGSLEGGADKRGDDTAVGF
- a CDS encoding pyrimidine/purine nucleoside phosphorylase, with the protein product MFKTNTYFEEKVVSIAFKNSEGRATVGVMAPGAYTFGTTTVEYMTVISGSMEVKLKNATVWSTYTPYQTFKVDANSSFDVKVTEDTSYKCVYE
- a CDS encoding LexA family transcriptional regulator, yielding MENEITLKRFIEIRRDLGFTQAEFAALIGVSNTTADIERGRTKLSGKVVTELLKQFKINPLWLFGESDSKYIETSHTSVIPKVVTVDSADRENMVLVNAKAAAGYPQNIADTSWYQQLPAFDLPIPEFRNATYRGFQVEGDSMLPNLRPGEWVLAKAIEHIDDVTPNKIYVVVLQDAVLVKKVIKKPNSNNVTLVSLNENYPPYEIKPFQIQEIWQVNSKITFGVDATTETGLLRQLQESMEELKSQLRVQN